From a single Paraburkholderia sp. D15 genomic region:
- a CDS encoding aspartate/glutamate racemase family protein translates to MRIKLINPNTTQRMTDAMGRCAREVAAPGTEVIAVSPTMGPPSIEGYYDEALATPGLLAEVMAGEREGCDGYVIACFGDPGLYAARELARGPVIGIAEAAMHAASVLAPGFSVVTTLARTCGMAWHLAERYGMKRFCRNVRATDVAVLDLDKPGSAARRIILDECRRALEEDGSDAIVLGCAGMAELCAEIEDALGAPVIEGVTAAVKWTEALIALRLATAKRGDYARPLAKRYDGALQAFSPGVDVAGPALPRGAPAGASANREESAQALDLLRVNTVKPGPHIHSV, encoded by the coding sequence ATGCGCATCAAACTGATCAACCCGAACACGACCCAGCGGATGACCGACGCGATGGGCCGTTGCGCGCGCGAGGTCGCCGCGCCGGGCACCGAGGTGATCGCGGTCAGCCCGACGATGGGGCCGCCGTCGATCGAAGGCTATTACGACGAGGCGCTCGCCACGCCGGGTCTGCTCGCCGAGGTGATGGCCGGCGAGCGCGAAGGCTGCGACGGCTACGTGATCGCCTGCTTCGGCGATCCCGGCCTGTACGCCGCGCGCGAACTGGCGCGCGGCCCGGTGATCGGCATCGCGGAGGCGGCGATGCACGCGGCGAGCGTACTCGCGCCGGGCTTCTCGGTCGTCACGACGCTCGCGCGGACCTGCGGAATGGCATGGCATCTCGCGGAGCGTTACGGGATGAAACGTTTCTGCCGCAACGTGCGCGCCACCGACGTCGCCGTGCTCGATCTCGACAAGCCGGGCTCGGCGGCGCGCCGCATCATCCTCGACGAGTGCCGCCGCGCGCTCGAGGAAGACGGCTCGGACGCGATCGTGCTGGGCTGTGCGGGCATGGCCGAACTGTGCGCGGAAATCGAGGACGCGCTGGGCGCGCCGGTGATCGAGGGCGTGACGGCCGCGGTGAAATGGACCGAGGCGCTGATCGCGCTGCGTCTCGCGACGGCCAAGCGCGGCGACTACGCGCGACCGCTCGCGAAACGCTACGACGGCGCGCTGCAGGCGTTCAGCCCGGGCGTCGACGTAGCCGGTCCGGCGCTGCCGCGCGGAGCGCCCGCCGGTGCCTCGGCGAATCGGGAGGAGAGCGCGCAAGCCCTTGATTTACTGCGGGTAAACACGGTCAAACCGGGCCCGCACATACATTCAGTCTGA
- the puuE gene encoding allantoinase PuuE → MSLDPNYPRDLIGYGRHPVQANWPGQARVAVQFVLNYEEGGENCVLHGDPGSEQFLSEIVGAAAYPARHMSMESIYEYGSRAGVWRILREFEKRGLPLTVFGVGMAIERHPEVARAFVELGHEIACHGYRWIHYQDASPEKEAEHMRLGMEAIERVTGERPLGWYTGRDSPNTRRLVAEYGGFLYDSDNYGDDLPFWQDVEITGGANVPQLILPYTLDTNDMRFASPQGFNTADHFFTYLRDAFDVLYEEGDEAPKMLSIGMHCRLLGRPGRFRALQRFLDHIEKHDRVWVTRRVDIARHWREHHPYQQNHRGAAA, encoded by the coding sequence ATGTCACTCGACCCGAACTACCCACGCGATCTGATCGGCTACGGCCGCCACCCGGTGCAGGCGAACTGGCCGGGTCAAGCGCGTGTTGCAGTGCAATTCGTTCTGAATTACGAGGAAGGCGGTGAAAACTGCGTGTTGCACGGCGACCCGGGCTCGGAGCAGTTCCTCTCGGAGATCGTCGGCGCCGCGGCCTACCCGGCGCGCCACATGAGCATGGAGTCGATCTACGAATACGGCTCGCGCGCAGGCGTCTGGCGCATTCTGCGCGAATTCGAGAAGCGCGGCCTGCCGCTTACGGTGTTCGGCGTCGGCATGGCGATCGAACGGCATCCGGAAGTCGCGCGCGCGTTCGTCGAGCTGGGTCATGAAATCGCCTGCCACGGTTATCGCTGGATTCACTATCAGGACGCGTCGCCGGAGAAGGAAGCCGAGCACATGCGCCTCGGCATGGAAGCGATCGAGCGCGTGACTGGCGAGCGTCCGCTCGGCTGGTACACCGGCCGCGACAGTCCCAACACGCGCCGTCTCGTCGCCGAATACGGCGGCTTCCTGTACGACTCGGACAACTATGGCGACGATCTGCCGTTCTGGCAGGACGTCGAAATCACCGGCGGCGCGAATGTGCCGCAACTGATCCTGCCGTACACGCTCGACACCAACGACATGCGTTTCGCGAGCCCGCAAGGCTTCAACACGGCGGACCACTTCTTCACGTACCTGCGCGACGCATTCGACGTGCTGTACGAAGAAGGCGACGAAGCGCCGAAGATGCTGTCCATCGGCATGCACTGCCGTCTGCTCGGACGCCCTGGGCGTTTCCGCGCACTGCAACGTTTCCTCGATCACATCGAAAAGCACGATCGCGTGTGGGTGACGCGGCGCGTCGATATTGCGCGCCACTGGCGCGAACATCACCCTTACCAACAAAACCACCGCGGGGCTGCGGCATGA
- the uraD gene encoding 2-oxo-4-hydroxy-4-carboxy-5-ureidoimidazoline decarboxylase — translation MKAMQYTLDQLNSTSADAFVAALSGIFEHSPWVAEIAAQQRPFGSIDELHRKMSAIVENAGEEKQLALINAHPELAGKAAVRGELTAESTREQSGAGLSQCTQEEFDKLLALNSAYREKFGFPFILAVRGYDRHGIIANFEARVNNSRADELRASLDQIYRIARFRLDDLIDA, via the coding sequence ATGAAGGCGATGCAATACACTCTGGACCAACTCAACAGCACCTCGGCCGACGCGTTCGTCGCAGCGCTGTCCGGCATTTTCGAGCATTCGCCGTGGGTCGCGGAAATCGCCGCGCAACAACGGCCGTTCGGCAGCATCGACGAGTTGCATCGCAAGATGTCGGCGATCGTCGAGAACGCCGGCGAAGAGAAGCAACTGGCGTTGATCAACGCCCACCCGGAGCTCGCCGGCAAAGCAGCAGTGCGCGGCGAGCTGACCGCGGAATCGACCCGCGAGCAAAGCGGCGCGGGCCTGTCGCAATGCACGCAGGAAGAGTTCGACAAGCTGCTCGCGTTGAACAGCGCGTATCGCGAGAAGTTCGGCTTCCCGTTCATCCTGGCGGTGCGCGGCTATGACCGCCACGGCATCATCGCGAACTTCGAGGCGCGCGTGAACAACAGCCGCGCCGACGAACTGCGCGCCAGTCTCGATCAGATCTACCGCATCGCACGTTTCCGGCTCGACGACCTGATCGACGCCTGA
- the alc gene encoding allantoicase, which yields MALPILDPNAPEFTRRFVNLADPRLGAQALETSDDFFAPKERMLNPEPAVFIPGKYDDHGKWMDGWETRRKRANGYDWCVIKLARPGVIKGLDLDTSHFTGNFPPAASVEAARVVDGAPNQSTQWTEIVPSTTLQGNSHHYHEVSDTNAYTHLRVNIYPDGGIARLRVYGQPQVDWAGASRTEQFDLAAMENGAYLVAANNQHFGAASTILMPGRGVNMGDGWETRRRREPGNDWAIVALAQPGVIKKIEVDTAHFKGNFPDRCSIQAAYVTGGTDSSLITQAMFWPVLLGEQKLKMDNQHYFESEIAALGPVTHVRFNIIPDGGVSRLRLWGTLAS from the coding sequence ATGGCACTCCCGATTCTCGACCCCAATGCACCGGAATTCACGCGTCGTTTCGTGAATCTGGCGGACCCGCGTCTGGGCGCGCAGGCGCTCGAGACCAGCGACGATTTCTTCGCACCGAAGGAGCGCATGCTGAATCCGGAGCCGGCCGTCTTCATCCCGGGCAAATACGACGATCACGGCAAGTGGATGGACGGCTGGGAAACCCGCCGCAAGCGCGCCAACGGTTACGACTGGTGCGTCATCAAGCTGGCACGCCCGGGCGTGATCAAGGGTCTCGACCTCGACACCAGCCACTTCACCGGCAACTTCCCGCCGGCGGCGTCGGTGGAAGCCGCGCGCGTGGTGGACGGCGCACCGAACCAGTCGACCCAATGGACCGAAATCGTTCCCTCGACCACGTTGCAGGGCAATAGCCATCACTATCACGAAGTCAGCGACACGAACGCCTACACGCACCTGCGCGTGAACATCTATCCGGACGGCGGCATCGCGCGTCTGCGTGTGTATGGTCAGCCGCAGGTGGACTGGGCCGGCGCGAGCCGCACCGAGCAGTTCGATCTGGCCGCGATGGAAAACGGCGCGTATCTGGTCGCGGCGAACAATCAGCACTTCGGCGCAGCGTCGACGATCCTGATGCCGGGTCGTGGCGTGAACATGGGCGACGGCTGGGAAACGCGCCGCCGTCGCGAGCCGGGTAACGACTGGGCGATCGTCGCGCTGGCACAGCCGGGCGTGATCAAGAAGATCGAAGTCGATACCGCGCACTTCAAGGGCAACTTCCCGGATCGCTGCTCGATCCAGGCAGCCTACGTGACGGGCGGCACGGACAGCTCGCTGATCACGCAGGCCATGTTCTGGCCGGTGCTGCTGGGCGAACAGAAGCTGAAGATGGACAACCAGCATTACTTCGAAAGCGAAATCGCGGCATTGGGCCCGGTCACGCACGTGCGCTTCAACATCATTCCGGACGGCGGCGTGTCGCGTCTGCGTCTGTGGGGCACGCTCGCATCATGA
- a CDS encoding ureidoglycolate lyase: protein MKTLAIEPLTKEAFAAFGDVVELEGAKQIPINLGTTIRYHDLAKVDVTDESGRTLVNLFRGQPRTLPFEVKMLERHPLGSQAFVPLNDKPYLVVVAPAGELDASKIRAFVTSGWQGVNYAKGVWHHPLIALGDVSDFIVVDRGGDGLNLNEQDLAESLWLTEEALSAVAV from the coding sequence ATGAAAACGCTCGCGATCGAACCGCTGACGAAGGAAGCGTTCGCCGCGTTCGGCGACGTGGTCGAACTCGAAGGCGCGAAGCAGATTCCGATCAACCTCGGCACGACGATCCGCTATCACGATCTCGCGAAAGTGGATGTCACCGACGAGAGCGGCCGTACGCTCGTGAACCTGTTTCGCGGTCAGCCGCGTACGCTGCCGTTCGAAGTGAAGATGCTCGAACGTCATCCGCTCGGCAGCCAGGCCTTCGTGCCGCTGAACGACAAGCCGTATCTGGTCGTGGTGGCGCCGGCGGGCGAGCTGGACGCATCGAAGATCCGCGCGTTCGTGACGAGCGGGTGGCAGGGCGTCAACTACGCGAAGGGCGTTTGGCATCATCCGCTGATCGCGCTGGGCGACGTGAGCGACTTCATCGTCGTCGATCGCGGCGGGGATGGTCTGAACCTCAACGAGCAGGATCTGGCCGAGTCGCTGTGGCTCACGGAAGAGGCGTTGAGCGCAGTGGCGGTTTGA